The genomic interval TTTCCAACCATCCGGTCCAGTTCGATACAAATACACATAACAGATTTGATACGCACATGGTCCTCTTATCTCAAATGTATCAGAGGAGCAACTTTCAAATGCATCGGTAGACGGATCATCAAGTCTTGGTGCATAAATCTGATTACAAATGTTTCAAATATATTAGTAATCCACATTTGACTATAAGAATAGTgtagttttatatttctagATAAACCTGAcctttagaaacaaaatgaatgCATTACATAAAGAATTGCTTTCTGTTGTATTTAATATGGAGCAACAACACATCTACTAATAGGTTACGAGAATTCCACTCAAAATCCCTTAAATTAGTTCAACTTTCATAAGAAGTTTGATATGTGCTCTGGCCAAGCATACTTCAAAGTGAACTCaggaaattcaaagaaaacacTAGCACAACAAACTGGGACACTCAAACCATCAATCATGAGAAGAAGGCAAGGAGCTAAGGAGGTGCCCCCCACCGCAACGATGGTTTACAAGTTTGAGACTATTCTGGGTCCGAACaaaacattttcaattagGCATTGTGGTCTACTTGTATTATAGTGTTAAGctgaaataaacaaatatctCCTTCAAGAGCACAAAAGCATTTCGCCCAGGAACAGGATCTCAAATGAAAAGAACCCAATGCAAAGACTAAGACTACGAGCCCATTTCTGGTTGTTGTGCttgaacttaatttaaaaGGCACAACTGAAGTTTACTCAACTGCTAATCGCCAACTTTATAACTTAACGACAAGTGATTCAATTTCACAGCAATTGTTGACTAAAACCACTGCAATTCAAACCCAAACTGATCTTACATCCATGCATTTATTAACTCCAGCCAACTGAACTTTACCCTAATATACTTTCTCTGCTCTGctctcaaaaataaaatgaaattaaaaagcctacagttaaatacataaaaatttctacATCACTGGTCATCACTTTCCATTTAAGCAAACAAAAATCTAATTATCAATTTCCTTCCTAAAAATGAAATCCAGAAtcaccattaaaaaaaaaaaggacaaaaacaCTGATTTAAAaactgaagaaattaaaagatacttttaaatttaaaaaataaaattgaaaacctgATTGCCGTAAGCATCTCCAAAAGCAATACTGATCTGATCGCGAGTGTACTTGCTTGAGGAACAGCTGGTAGTTATGACCACCTTGTAAGAACAGCTCCCTAGGTTctattttttggttaaaaaattaaacgaTTATCAACAACtactcaaaaaataataaatttattaaaaaaagagagagagataaaataataactacGGTACCTGAATATAACTAACGTTAAAGGACTCGAAAGCTCGAGGCTTCAGCTGCAAGCTCGTCGTTTCGGCTTCAGATAGCGTGAACGCAAAGGCCAACAGAAGCAGAATGGGAGCTGCGATTTTCATTTTCgattttcgatttttttttcttttttcctgttaattttttattcaattcccCAGAAACCTTGTTAAAATATGCTAATGTTGCCGCAGCCTGCGGATAGTTGAATCGTGTGGGGTGAATAAAAAGTTAGCAAGCCTGTGttttttgggaaatttacaaatccCCGACGTTCCATCGCTCTTAAGGGCAAATCTGTCTTTTAACTATTTTCACTGTGTGAGTAGTGGCCGGCCGGCCATGTTCTATAAGCAACTGAGCGTTAGCCAAaactatttcaattttattttttaaatacttatttatttacctaACAAAATATGACATCCTTTaaaaaactctttaaataaaaataaattaatattattttaattaaattattttctcaaccaaaataataataatagtaattatagtacttatttttttaataataatgagataaaaaataatataatattaattgaaaataaaagtcacTCTTTAATATTGAGAAGAGAGAATGACAATCTAACTTGAAAAATCtcttttgtataattttttaaacatttattaataatgtGGCTACTTCAAATGAgaagtaaaatattatttaatgagTCTTTTCGTTTTAGTACTTAACTTATTCAATGACTGAATATAATTCTtctaagaaaatgaatattacttgtacaataaataatcactataaATGTAGAAGTTG from Citrus sinensis cultivar Valencia sweet orange chromosome 9, DVS_A1.0, whole genome shotgun sequence carries:
- the LOC102627717 gene encoding embryo-specific protein ATS3B-like, whose amino-acid sequence is MKIAAPILLLLAFAFTLSEAETTSLQLKPRAFESFNVSYIQNLGSCSYKVVITTSCSSSKYTRDQISIAFGDAYGNQIYAPRLDDPSTDAFESCSSDTFEIRGPCAYQICYVYLYRTGPDGWKPESVKIYGANSRAVSFYYNTFIPSDIWYGFNLCRSASSAHQQHVPRWSVYVILGLLLCALL